In the Marinitoga hydrogenitolerans DSM 16785 genome, ATTCTTTATAACATAAAGCCCAGTATTGCCAGAAATATAGAAATAATCTGTTCTTTCATCATAATAAATATTAAAAGGAATAAAATTTTTATCTATTACAGAATTTAACTTAATCCAATTTTCTTCTGAATTATCTAAATTTGTATAATAAATTAATTTATTTTGTATATCCAATAAATATACAAAAGAATTAATTACTATGAAATCATTAGCAATAAAAAATTTTTCATTAGCATTTATAATGTTTTTTATCTTTTTAAGTTCTTTTATTTTTATTTGAGGAGATAAAGATTTTTCAATATTATTTAAAGAATTAATAAAATTTAAAAGCGATATTGCTTCACTATTAGAAGGAGAAAAAAATAAAATATTATTTAAGTCTTCTTTAGCTTTTTCGATTTTTCCTAATAAAAGATCAAGTTTTGCAGCATAATACCAAAAATAAGGAACATCTTTTAAATAAATTTGATTAGTCATTGCTTCTTCTAATTTCAATCGAGCATCATATTTTTTTCCAGAAAAAAAAGAATCAAGGCTCTCTGAAAATAATTTTCGAGCCATTTTTTCGCTTTCTGTTAAATTTTGAGAAAAAGCTAAAGTTAATGAAAATAATAAAAATATAATTAATATTTTCTTCATTTTTTTATGGAGTTTTTGAAAATTTCTATTATGTCGGTTTTTCTTTCAGTCTTGTTCAACAATCTATTTATATTTGATCTATGTTTATAAATGCTAATTAATGCTAATAAAACATTTAATAAGCCAAGCTTCGGCGAATAAATAAAACTGATAAATCCAATAATAGATAAAGTTGAAATTGAAGCTAAAGAAACATATTTTGTTGTTAAAACTAATGGGAGCCAAATTAAATAAAAAATTAAAGCTAAAGTTGGATTGAGAGCAAAATAAGTTCCAACAGTAGAGGCAACTCCTTTACCTCCTTTAAATTTCAACCATATAGGGTATATATGACCAATTACAGTAAAAAAAGCAACAAAATAAGCAATTTCTCCACTAAAATTAAGAGCAAGAAATGTAGGTATGAAAGCTTTTAAAACATCTAAAATCATACTTAAAATACCATAAAAAGCTCCCGCACTACGCAAAACATTAGTTCCACCAACATTTCCGCTACCAACTTGTGTAATATCAATACCCTTTAATCTAGCAATAATAAAACTAAAAGGTATAGAACCGCATAAATATCCAAATAACACCCATAAAAAAGCAGTCAACATAATCACCTCATTATTTTTTCCTATTTTTAAATTTTATAAATACTGGTGAGCCAATGAACGGATCAATATATCTTCTAATCATATTTTGAATAGCTCTTTGATAAGATTTTGGAATTTGTTGCGGCATGTTGCTAAAAAATGCAAATACAGGTGGTCTTATATCCACTTGTGTTCCGTAATATATTTTTATTCTTTTTCCTTTTCTAATAGGAGGAGGGGAAACCATCATAAATCTTTCTAATGCGGCATTTAATGCGCTAGTTGGGATTCTTCTAGTATAAGATTTATAAGCAGTATCAATAGCATCCATTAATTTTTCAATTCCCCAATGTTTAGCTGCAGATGTAAATATAACGGGGCTATAATTCACAAAATATAATTCTTTTTTAAATAAATTCAAATACTCTTCTATACGTTTATCATGATATTTTACTAAATCCCACTTATTGAAAGCAATAACAGTTGCTTTTCCTCTGTTTTCTGCAGTACCTACAACTTTTTTATCTTGTTGAGTTATTCCTTCAACAGCATCAATCAATAATACAACAACGTCAGAATTTTCAATGGCTCGTATTGTTCTAACAGTGCTATACATTTCAACACTTCCATAATTTGTTTTTGATTTTCTTTTCAATCCTGCAGTATCAATAAAAAGATATTTTTGTCCATTTATTTCCACTAATTCATCAATACTATCCCTAGTTGTTCCTGGAATATCAGAAACAATAGCTCTATCAATTCCCGTAATAGCATTAAATAAAGAAGATTTACCAGCATTAGCTCTTCCAATTAAGGCAACTTTAATAATATCCTCATGATCCTCTTCTTCAATTTCAAATTGAGGGATTTTTTCGAAAATTTTATCAATCAATTCATCTAAATTTTTATTATGTTCAGCAGAAATAGGGATAGGTTTTCCTAAACCAAGTTTATATAGTTCAGGTAAAATATTGATTTCAAATTTTTCATAAGATTCTACTTTATTTGCAACAAGAACGACTTTGTTTTTTACTTTTCTTAAAACATTAGCTAAATAATAATCTTCAGCTGTTAAACCATTTTTCCCATCAACAATAAATAATATTAAATCCGAGTCATTTAAAGATTCCATAACCTTGTTTTTTGCAACTTCTTCTAATTCATTTGTCGGTTCTTCAAAGATACCACAAGTATCAACTAAGGTGAAGGCACGCCCATCATAGCGTGCCTCACTAAAAATTTGATCTCTAGTAACTCCTGGGTAATCCATTACTATAGCCTTTTTCTCCTTAATCAACCTATTAAAAATTGTTGATTTACCTACATTTGGTTTTCCAATTATTAGCACAACTGGTTTCATTATTTCACCTCTATTATTTTATTAAACTTATAACCATACTCCCTTTTTGTTCTTCGTTTTCAAATTCAATGGAGAGAATT is a window encoding:
- the der gene encoding ribosome biogenesis GTPase Der produces the protein MKPVVLIIGKPNVGKSTIFNRLIKEKKAIVMDYPGVTRDQIFSEARYDGRAFTLVDTCGIFEEPTNELEEVAKNKVMESLNDSDLILFIVDGKNGLTAEDYYLANVLRKVKNKVVLVANKVESYEKFEINILPELYKLGLGKPIPISAEHNKNLDELIDKIFEKIPQFEIEEEDHEDIIKVALIGRANAGKSSLFNAITGIDRAIVSDIPGTTRDSIDELVEINGQKYLFIDTAGLKRKSKTNYGSVEMYSTVRTIRAIENSDVVVLLIDAVEGITQQDKKVVGTAENRGKATVIAFNKWDLVKYHDKRIEEYLNLFKKELYFVNYSPVIFTSAAKHWGIEKLMDAIDTAYKSYTRRIPTSALNAALERFMMVSPPPIRKGKRIKIYYGTQVDIRPPVFAFFSNMPQQIPKSYQRAIQNMIRRYIDPFIGSPVFIKFKNRKK
- the plsY gene encoding glycerol-3-phosphate 1-O-acyltransferase PlsY gives rise to the protein MLTAFLWVLFGYLCGSIPFSFIIARLKGIDITQVGSGNVGGTNVLRSAGAFYGILSMILDVLKAFIPTFLALNFSGEIAYFVAFFTVIGHIYPIWLKFKGGKGVASTVGTYFALNPTLALIFYLIWLPLVLTTKYVSLASISTLSIIGFISFIYSPKLGLLNVLLALISIYKHRSNINRLLNKTERKTDIIEIFKNSIKK